A genomic stretch from Candidatus Baltobacteraceae bacterium includes:
- a CDS encoding divergent polysaccharide deacetylase family protein translates to MRSQIFWLAVIALALTAIVSGYVSGRATAPPALALRARASPPPAVHAVLRDPSDSAADDIFSADDVVVDRSPAVTARWLEPALSVVVGLCGGSAPIDAQFMRLNVPIAFDIDPNAGEAVEVARLAHESGDVVLLHVGTAPSQSQLARLRARFGDFDGIASRTSERFVQALNGTGLLFFDERGDADAAEFTGAGIPIVQRDETVDDRTARSYIRFMLERAVQRSQHAGRLVIFMRPRAHSLEALTALVSARSAQLVPLTQHE, encoded by the coding sequence GTGCGTTCTCAAATCTTCTGGCTCGCCGTCATCGCGTTAGCGCTGACGGCAATCGTCAGCGGCTACGTGAGCGGTCGCGCGACCGCGCCGCCCGCGTTGGCACTGCGGGCCCGAGCTTCGCCTCCTCCGGCCGTGCATGCCGTGCTGCGCGATCCCTCCGACTCCGCGGCCGATGATATCTTTTCGGCTGACGACGTGGTCGTCGATCGTTCGCCTGCGGTTACGGCACGATGGCTCGAACCGGCGCTCTCGGTCGTCGTGGGCCTGTGCGGTGGGTCGGCACCGATCGACGCGCAATTCATGCGGCTGAACGTTCCCATCGCGTTCGACATCGATCCGAACGCCGGCGAAGCGGTCGAGGTCGCGCGCCTGGCGCATGAGTCCGGCGACGTCGTGCTCTTGCATGTCGGGACCGCTCCGTCGCAATCGCAGCTTGCGCGGCTGCGCGCGCGCTTCGGCGACTTCGACGGCATCGCGTCGCGCACGAGCGAGCGGTTCGTCCAAGCGCTCAACGGAACCGGATTGCTCTTCTTCGACGAGCGCGGCGACGCGGACGCCGCCGAATTCACCGGCGCCGGCATTCCGATCGTCCAGCGTGACGAAACCGTCGACGACCGAACCGCGCGCAGCTACATCCGTTTCATGCTCGAACGCGCGGTGCAGCGTTCGCAGCACGCCGGACGGCTAGTGATCTTCATGCGTCCTCGCGCGCACTCGCTGGAGGCGCTGACGGCGTTGGTCTCGGCGAGGAGTGCGCAACTGGTGCCGCTAACGCAGCACGAATGA
- a CDS encoding cytochrome c: MKYASLTALAFVAVLAACAKSGGGNAASSAAPAASAAVTAAAVNPGQSVYQANCSTCHQTNGGGVRGAFPPLAQNPTVIGDPIAVIHDVKFGLSGEIHVNGNGYNGMMPAWGQQLSDSDIAAVITYVRSAWGNKASAVTSAQVAAVSQ, translated from the coding sequence ATGAAGTACGCCTCCCTGACTGCGTTGGCGTTCGTCGCCGTCCTCGCGGCATGCGCGAAGAGCGGTGGAGGGAATGCGGCGTCTTCGGCCGCTCCGGCGGCGTCGGCCGCGGTGACGGCGGCGGCGGTAAACCCCGGCCAAAGCGTGTATCAGGCGAACTGCTCGACCTGCCACCAAACAAATGGCGGCGGCGTGCGCGGCGCGTTTCCGCCGCTGGCACAAAACCCGACCGTCATCGGCGATCCGATCGCCGTCATCCACGACGTGAAATTTGGGTTGAGCGGGGAAATCCACGTGAACGGAAACGGCTACAACGGCATGATGCCCGCCTGGGGGCAACAACTTTCGGACTCGGACATCGCGGCGGTGATCACCTACGTTCGCTCCGCTTGGGGAAATAAAGCGAGCGCCGTTACCTCGGCGCAGGTCGCCGCCGTTTCACAGTGA
- the hpnK gene encoding hopanoid biosynthesis-associated protein HpnK translates to MAKQLIISADDYGLSTEVNEAVERAHRDGVLQAASLMVAAPATQDAIRRARALPTLRIGLHVVLVNGRPLLPPERVAPLVDGNGNFLSGLAAAGIRFFLHPDARAALKAEIRAQFEAFARSGLALDHVNAQNHMHVHPTVLGIIIAVGREYGMRAVRVPYEPGDAAFLRPWLMLMRARLRRAQIATNDAVFGIRDSGHMTRRRVLELLDELTPGVSEMYFHPATGPWSGIDSQIAGYDFAGELDALTSPEVRTKIVAAGIETLAYSDLTA, encoded by the coding sequence ATGGCTAAGCAGCTCATCATTTCCGCGGATGATTACGGTCTTTCGACCGAAGTCAACGAGGCGGTCGAGCGCGCACATCGCGACGGGGTTCTGCAGGCAGCGAGCCTGATGGTGGCGGCCCCCGCCACACAGGATGCGATCCGGCGGGCGCGCGCTCTTCCGACGCTGCGCATCGGCTTGCACGTGGTTTTGGTGAACGGCAGGCCCCTGCTGCCGCCCGAGCGCGTCGCACCACTCGTCGACGGCAACGGAAATTTTCTCTCCGGCCTCGCGGCCGCCGGAATACGATTTTTCCTGCACCCGGACGCGCGGGCAGCGCTGAAAGCGGAGATCCGCGCGCAGTTCGAGGCCTTCGCACGCAGCGGTCTCGCGCTCGATCACGTCAACGCGCAGAATCACATGCACGTACACCCGACCGTGCTCGGCATCATCATCGCGGTTGGGCGCGAGTACGGCATGCGGGCGGTACGCGTCCCCTACGAGCCCGGCGACGCCGCGTTCCTGCGTCCCTGGCTCATGCTGATGCGCGCGCGCCTACGGCGCGCGCAAATTGCTACGAACGACGCGGTATTCGGTATTCGTGATTCCGGTCACATGACGCGCAGGCGGGTGCTGGAACTACTCGACGAGCTCACACCCGGTGTTTCCGAAATGTACTTCCATCCGGCGACGGGACCATGGAGCGGCATCGACTCGCAGATTGCCGGTTACGATTTTGCCGGAGAGCTGGACGCGCTCACGAGCCCCGAGGTTCGCACGAAAATCGTTGCCGCCGGAATCGAAACGCTCGCCTATTCGGATTTGACCGCGTGA
- the hpnI gene encoding bacteriohopanetetrol glucosamine biosynthesis glycosyltransferase HpnI has protein sequence MIVVIVAGAAYLVAALVATARFARRRTRHAPAQPGVTVLKPIHGLEAELFENLCSFCDQSYPHFQVVFGVARADDPAIEIIRRVIEHFPEADLTLAVGERAASGNPKVANVVNMVAHAKHDLLFVADADMRVDRHYVASVAGEFTDERVGAATCLYGALARGGAASTLGAMQLNDQFAPSVLVATLTAPPRYCFGSTMAVRRAALDAIGGFAALAPYVADDYMLGALVSAHGYRVALSRYVVYDVVAEADLSSLLHHELRWARTIRSVRPLGYAFSFVTFPLPFALLWVALGITNGSAWIALAVILALRVSLHYAVRRALALRESLPPALIPLRDCLGLAVWAAGLFGKTVRWRGRRVSL, from the coding sequence GTGATCGTCGTCATCGTCGCGGGAGCCGCATACCTGGTTGCGGCGCTCGTCGCGACCGCCCGTTTCGCGCGCCGCCGCACGCGGCATGCGCCGGCGCAGCCCGGCGTGACCGTACTGAAGCCGATTCACGGACTCGAAGCCGAGCTGTTCGAAAATCTTTGCTCGTTTTGCGATCAAAGCTACCCGCACTTTCAAGTCGTCTTCGGCGTTGCGCGCGCTGACGACCCGGCGATCGAGATCATCCGCCGCGTAATCGAGCATTTTCCCGAAGCGGACCTCACGCTCGCCGTCGGCGAGCGGGCGGCGAGCGGCAATCCCAAAGTCGCCAACGTCGTCAACATGGTCGCGCACGCGAAACACGATCTGCTCTTCGTCGCGGATGCCGACATGCGCGTGGACCGGCACTACGTCGCGTCGGTCGCAGGCGAGTTCACCGACGAGCGCGTCGGCGCCGCGACGTGTCTGTACGGGGCACTCGCACGCGGCGGTGCGGCCTCGACACTCGGCGCGATGCAGCTCAACGATCAATTCGCGCCATCGGTGCTGGTCGCGACATTGACGGCGCCGCCGCGCTATTGCTTTGGGTCGACCATGGCCGTGCGCCGCGCCGCGCTCGACGCGATCGGCGGCTTCGCCGCGCTCGCGCCGTACGTCGCCGACGACTACATGCTGGGCGCTCTGGTCAGCGCGCACGGATATCGCGTCGCCCTTTCGCGCTACGTCGTCTACGACGTCGTCGCCGAGGCGGACTTGAGTTCACTGCTGCACCACGAGCTTCGCTGGGCGCGAACGATCCGTTCGGTCCGGCCGCTCGGATACGCGTTCTCTTTCGTCACCTTTCCGCTGCCGTTCGCGCTGCTCTGGGTCGCGCTGGGTATCACCAATGGCTCCGCGTGGATCGCGCTGGCCGTGATTCTCGCGCTTCGCGTGAGCCTGCACTACGCGGTGCGCCGCGCGCTCGCGCTTCGCGAATCTCTTCCGCCGGCGCTCATTCCGCTGCGCGACTGTCTCGGGCTGGCGGTTTGGGCCGCCGGCCTCTTTGGAAAGACCGTGCGCTGGCGCGGCCGGCGCGTCTCACTGTGA